CGCTGTGCTACCGCCCTGCCGATTCTTCCCATGCCGATGATTCCTAATGTTTTGTGATGGACATCGCTCCCTAAAAATAACATCGGTGCCCAACCTTTGAATTTGCCTGCTCTTAAATAGCTTTCGGCTTCAGGAATTCTGCGGGCGAGTGCCAGAATCATTCCAAAGGTTAAATCAGCTGTCGTATCAGTTAGGACATCGGGTGTATTGGTGACCATTATCCCTCTTCTGGTGGCTGCGGCAATGTCAATGTTGTTATAACCTGCAGCATAGTTTGCGATGATCTTTAAATAAGGGGCACATGCCATTATTTCTTCATCAATATTATCGGTGAGGAGGGCGATGAGTCCGACTTTATCCTTCAGAGCTTTTTTTAATTCCATTTTGGTTATCGGCCGGTCGTACTTAAAGACCTCCACCTTGAAATATCTGGCGAGTAAGTCTAATGCCTTACCAGGGAGTTTGCGGGTGATGAAAATTTTGTTTTTGTCCATGTTATATTAAACATAAATTGTAAAATAAATCAAGCATGAGAGTACGATTGAAGTAATCCTCTCCACTTTGTTCAGATTGTTTTGTGCACTTTGATTAGCACCAACATGGGTATTTTGGGTGTTTGTGCAGATCGAAGCCTGCGGCTACCGGGTGGGTTATCAATAAAATTTTGCGCAGGCTGAAGCCTGCGGCTACCGGGTGGGTTAATAAAAGAATTCTGCGCTTAAGAATTTTGCCCATTGGTTTCCTCAAGTTGGAATAAAACATTTCATTAAAGAAGAGGACTCCGCAACTTTTTCTTGACAGTTAACAGGGGTTGGATATAATTGAATATATGAAACTGGAACGTAGAAAAAATCTAATTGTTAATCGTTTACAGTATCGCATCATCCTCCATTGTGTGGGACTTACGGTTGG
This genomic stretch from candidate division WOR-3 bacterium harbors:
- a CDS encoding D-glycerate dehydrogenase, which gives rise to MDKNKIFITRKLPGKALDLLARYFKVEVFKYDRPITKMELKKALKDKVGLIALLTDNIDEEIMACAPYLKIIANYAAGYNNIDIAAATRRGIMVTNTPDVLTDTTADLTFGMILALARRIPEAESYLRAGKFKGWAPMLFLGSDVHHKTLGIIGMGRIGRAVAQRAQGFGMFIIYYDKIRLPLKQEKEYGIVYRPLNYILRHADFITIHTPLTPETHHLIGEKELALMKKTAFLINTARGPIVHEKALVKALKEKKIAGCALDVFEFEPRVSKELLKMRNVLLLPHIGSATLETRTNMALMCAKNLITALIKHKTPPNLVNPEVLKINT